Below is a genomic region from Streptomyces roseoviridis.
TTCCTCCGCGGCCTCCGCCGACAGCCGCTGCTCCGGATCCTTGCGCAGCAGCCCCTCGATCACGGGGGCCAGCGGCCCGGCGTGCGCCGGTGGCGCGGGCTCCTCGTCGACCACCGTGCGCAGGGTGTCGAGCGCGGTCTCCCGGCGGAACGGCGAGACACCCTCCACGGCGGCGTACAGAAGCACGCCGAGGGACCACAGGTCGGCCGCGGGCCCCGGCGTGCGCCCCAGCGCGCGTTCGGGCGCGAGGTACTCGGGCGAGCCGATGAGCTCGCCGGTCATCGTCAGCGGCGAGGTCCCCGCGACGGCCGCGATCCCGAAGTCGGTGAGAACCGCCCGGCCGTCGTTGGACAGCAGGACGTTGGCCGGTTTCACGTCCCGGTGCAGCACCCCCGCCGCGTGCGCGGCCCGCAGCGCCCCGACCACCTCGGCGCCCACGTGCGCCGCCCGCCGCGGCGGCAGCGGGCCCTCCGCCTCCAGCGTCTCGGCCAGGGTCAGACCCCGGACCAGCTCCATCACGATCCAGGGGCGGTCGTCGTCCAGGGCCACGTCGTAGACGGTGACGACGTTGCGGTGGGTGATCCGGGCCGCCGACCTGGCCTCGCGCTCCAGCCGGGCGTACAGCCGCTCGCGGTCCTCGGACGGGAGACCGGCGGGGGCCCGGACCTCCTTGACGGCGACCTCCCGGCCCAGGAGCTCGTCCCTGGCCCGCCAGACGGTGCCCATACCGCCCTCGCCGAGCACGTCGAGCAGCCGGTAACGACCCGCGATGAGCGTCATCACTCCACGGTAACCGAGCCGACGGATTTTTGGTGGCGGAGATCACACCCGGTCGAAGCACCGCTGGTGGGGGCCGCCCGGGCAGGATGGTTCGTGACGGTTCGACAGGTGTTCGATCGTTGTCCAACTCACCCTGGAAGCAGACGGATTCGGACAGTGATCGTCAACCCCCGTACGCGAGCGGTGAATCCTGCGGCCGGAATGCACGGGTGTCGTAACGGAGCGATAGGGTTAACCTGCCCGGGCCGGGTGCCCTCGTACGGGTGGGGAGTGACATGGAACAGATAACGATGCGCAGCAGGCCGCGTGTGCCTGCCATCACCTGCGGGAGCAGCGCGACCAGTTCGCGGCTCGACCGCCATCTCGCGGTGCTCGGCGGTCCCGCCGTGCCGCAGCGCGAGGCGGCCGAGGCGACGCTGCTCATGCGGGAACTGACGACGCGTACGCGCGAGGTGCCGGTGCACGGCCACCGCAGCCGCAGCTCGCGGGTCTCGCTCTTCGCCCCGCTGCGCCGGCTGCGCCGCTCGCTCTTCGGCAACCACGGCTGACGGGCCGTCCGGGACGGGCTCCCGCGTACCCCGACGCACCACCCCCGCCCGCGCCCGACCGGCCCCCGGCCCGCTCCTGACCACTCGCCGGACGTGTCCCCGCCCGTCCGGCGCTTCTTCCTGCCCGGTCCACCCGGACCGCCGCCGAGGTGTCAGGCGCGGGCGTGGCGCCGCACCGCCGCCGGCGCGCACAGCGCGATCAACGCCAAAGGCCCGGGGCATCCTGCGCCGCCACCCGTGGGTGATCCGCCTGATGACCACCGGCCACGCCTTCGGCCCCGACGCCCTGCGCTTCCTGGAGCACTGCCTGGAGTGCCTCGACGGACTCGACCTGCCCGGCGGCACCACGACGGAACTGATCGCCACGGTCAACGGCACCGTGATGACCCTCGTGGCCAACGAACTCGCCCTCGCCGAACGGGCCCGCTCCCTGCCGTGGTCCGAGGAGCGCGAACAGGCCCTGCGCCGGGCCTATCTGGCGAGCCGCCTGGCCACCGGCGCCTACCCGCACCTGACCGCCGTCTTCACCGAGGCCGCCCCGCCGCCCGACGCGGAGGAGGTCTTCGCCCGCACGGTCGACCGGGTCCTCGACTCCTTCGTGAAGAGCTGACCGCCGCCCCCGTTACAGCAGCGCGAACTGCCCCTCCGGGCCCTCCTCCTGATGGTCCAGCACGGACGCGGGCCGCCGGGCCCCGTCGGGCACCGGCAGCACTCCGGCCTCCCGCAGCGCGGCACGCGTCGGCCCGCCCGCACCGACGCGCTCCGCGAGCGCCGCGCGCTCCGGACCCCGCTCGGCCAGCAGCGCGAGCACGGTGACCAGCTCCAGCAGCTCCGAGGTCCACTCCTGCGGCCAGACGGCCGGGCCGATCGCCTCCAGACCGCCCGGCTCGGCGACCGCCGTCCGCCGCGCGAACCACTGCTCGACGATCCGCACCCCGCCGACCTCGAACTCCCAGGCCCCGGCCGGGACCGGCGAGATGCGGCCTTCGCCCAGGCTCAGGACCTCGCCCTCGGGGTCGTACGCGAGCGTCGCCGGCCGCGCCGGGATCGCCGCCCGCACGTACGGCCTGCGGCCGCCCGGCAGCCGGGGCCGCTCGCCGCCCCGGGCCCCGCGCAGCTGCACCGCCACGAGCTCCCGGCCGAACGCCACTCCCTCCGCCCACAGCGCCGGATCCTCCGGCAGCGGCACCCGGCAGCCCCCGGCGGAGGGCAGCGCCGCCGCCACGGCCCAGGCCAGCACGTCCGCGGCGCCGACCTCGTGCCCGTAGCGGCGGCTCAGGAAGGGCAGCAGACCGGGCGCGAGGTTCGGCTCCCGGCCGCCGGGGCGGCGGAACAGCGGGCGGATGCGGCCGGGGCGGCCCGCGGGGGAGCGCCCGTCGGGCAGCGCGGCCGTCACGAGCAGCGCGGGACCGGCCGCACCCGGCACGTACCCCTGCTCCACGGCGAACAGCTGGCGGTCGTCGGCGACCCGCCACAGCTCGGGGCGCGCGGTGTCGATCAGCCGGTGGTCGGGCAGCAGCCACTGCTCGTCGAACGGCCCGTGCGCGAGCCGCACCGGCTCGGGGCAGGGCCCGGCCTCACGGGCGAACCGCACGGTGCCCGTGCGCTGTCCGGGCAGCGCGGCCACCGAACTCGACGGCGTCCGGGCCCGGCTGGCCTCGAACAGCGCCTCCCGCTCGGCCCCCTCGCTCGCCACGAGCCGCTCCCACCGCGCCCTGAGCGTGCGCCGGTCCGGCGCGACGATCCAGGAACGGCCCAGCCGCAGCGGCGCCACGGACCAGGGCATGAGGTCGTCCAGCAGGGGCACGTCGTCCGTGGGGGCGTCCGGCCTGGGGGCTACCGTCATGCCCCGCATGCTATGAGGTTCCGCCCTCCCCGTGCCGCCGCCCTCCGCTCCGCGCGGACCGCCGGCGGCCTCGCCGGGCGCCGCCGCCGGGGCCCGGGAGCCCGCGAGCCGGGGGCGGGCCCGTGGCCCTCCCGCCGAAAGACGGGGCCGCCGCCCCGCGGAGCGGGCTCAGTGGGCCTCCACCGTCACCGTGAACGAGAAGCGGTCGCCCCGGTAGCGGATGCGGGCCACGTCGACGACCCGGCCCGCGTCGTCGTAGGTGACGCCCGTGTAGTGCAGGATCGGCGACAGCAGCGGCACGTCGAGGAGGGCCGCGGTCTCGGGGTCGGCGAGGCGGGCCTCGACGGTGTCGGTGATGCGGCTGATCCGGACCCCGACCACGTCCCGCAGCACCTTCGTCATCGGCCAGCGCTCCAGGTCGGCCGGGTCGATGCCGGCCGCGATGTCGGGGAGCACCGCGTTCTCCGCCCAGTTGGTCGGCTCGCCGCTCTCGCCGTCGGCGCGCAGCCGGCGGAAGACGGCGACCTCGCCGGTGGCCGGGAAGTACTCGGCGAGCTCGCCGGGGACCGGCTCGGTGCCGTGGCCGAGCACGGTGGTCCGCTCGCCGGACTGCTGCGCCACGATCGCGTCGATCGAGCCCAGCAGCCGGCGGGGGGTGGAGCGCCGGGCGCCCGGTTCGATGAAGGTGCCGCGCCGCCGGTGCCTGCTGATCAGGCCCTCCTCCTCCAGCTCCTTGAGGGCCTGGCGCATGGTCAGCACGCTCACGCCGTAGTGCGCGGCGAGCTGCTCCTCGGTGGGCAGCCGCAGCGAGGCGTCGGGGGTGCGGCCCAGTATGGAGGCGCGCAGCGACTGCGAGACCTGGTACCAGAGCGGCAGCTTCCGGTTCAGGACCAGCGAGTCGGGAGCGAAGGCGGTCACGGCTCTCTCCAACGACGACAACGAGACACCCGGCCGGATGGTACGGCTGTCACGGCCGGAAGTGGCGCTCCAGACCCTGCCACACGTCGTCGTAGGCGCGCTGCAGGTGGTCCGCCTCCGCCGCCTGCGCGGTGACGGTGACCGGCCAGCGGGTCTCGAACATGAAGGCCAGGCCGTCGTCGATCTTCTGCGGCTTCAGCTCGGCGGCGCTCGCCTTGTCGAAGGTCTCGCGGTCCGGGCCGTGCGCGGACATCATGTTGTGCAGCGAGCCGCCGCCCGGCACGAAGCCCTCCGCCTTGGCGTCGTACGCGCCCTCGATCAGGCCCATGTACTCGCTCATCACGTTCCGGTGGAAGTACGGCGGCCGGAAGGTGTCCTCGCCGACCAGCCAGCGCGGGGCGAAGACCACGAAGTCGACGCCGGCGAGGCCGGGGGTGTCCGACGGCGAGGTGAGCACCGTGAAGATCGACGGGTCCGGGTGGTCGTAGGAGATCGTCCCGATGACGTTGAAACGGCGCAGGTCGTAGACGTACGGCGTGTGGTTGCCGTGCCAGGCCACGACGTCCAGCGGCGAGTGGTCGTAGGTCGCGGCCCAGAGGTTGCCGCAGTACTTGTTGACCACCTCGACCGGGCCCTCGACGTCCTCGTACGCGGCGACCGGCGCCCGGAAGTCACGGGCGTTGGCCAGGCCGTTGGCGCCGATCGGGCCGAGGTCGGGGAGCTGGAACGGCGCCCCGTAGTTCTCGCAGACGTAGCCGCGGGCGGTCTCGTCCAGGAGCTCGACGCGGAAGCGGACCCCGCGCGGGATCAGCGCCACCTCGCCGGGACCGGCCGCGAGGTCGCCGAGCTCGGTGCGCAGCAGCAGGCCGCCGTGCTCGGGGACGATCAGGAGCTCGCCGTCGGCGTCGCTGAAGATCCGCTCCATGGAGGCGTTCGCGTGGTAGAGGTGCACGGCCATGCCGGCCCGCTGGGTCGCGTCGCCGTTGCCGCCCAGGGTCCACAGGCCGGCCAGCCAGTCCGTGCCGGGGGCCGGCTGCGGCAGCGGGTTCCAGCGCAGCCGGTTGGGGTCGGGCACGGCCTCGGTGAAGGGCGCGCTGCGCAGGGCGCCGTTGTCGATCCGCGCGAACGGCGGGTGCGCGGCCGAGGGGCGGATCCGGTAGAGCCAGGAGCGCCGGTTGTGCGCCCGCGGCTCGGTGAAGGCACTGCCGCTGAGCTGCTCCGCGTAGAGGCCGAGCGGCGCGCGCTGCGGCGAGTTACGGCCCTCCGGGAGGGCCCCCGGGACGGCCTCCGAGCTGTGCTCGTTGCCGAAACCCGTGCTGTAGGTCAGCGCTTCGGCCGTCTTTCTCGCCTGTTCCGCGTTCATCGCCTGCTCCTGTCCTGACGCTCACAACAATCCTATGCATGACCGTAGGATTCCGCTCCCTCTCCCGTCAACGGGGCCGGGACGGGCGCGTCGCCGGGCACCTTGGACGGGGCCCGGCGACGAGGGGTTCCCGGCGGCGGCCACCGGCCGGAACG
It encodes:
- the hmgA gene encoding homogentisate 1,2-dioxygenase, which translates into the protein MNAEQARKTAEALTYSTGFGNEHSSEAVPGALPEGRNSPQRAPLGLYAEQLSGSAFTEPRAHNRRSWLYRIRPSAAHPPFARIDNGALRSAPFTEAVPDPNRLRWNPLPQPAPGTDWLAGLWTLGGNGDATQRAGMAVHLYHANASMERIFSDADGELLIVPEHGGLLLRTELGDLAAGPGEVALIPRGVRFRVELLDETARGYVCENYGAPFQLPDLGPIGANGLANARDFRAPVAAYEDVEGPVEVVNKYCGNLWAATYDHSPLDVVAWHGNHTPYVYDLRRFNVIGTISYDHPDPSIFTVLTSPSDTPGLAGVDFVVFAPRWLVGEDTFRPPYFHRNVMSEYMGLIEGAYDAKAEGFVPGGGSLHNMMSAHGPDRETFDKASAAELKPQKIDDGLAFMFETRWPVTVTAQAAEADHLQRAYDDVWQGLERHFRP
- a CDS encoding TetR/AcrR family transcriptional regulator C-terminal domain-containing protein gives rise to the protein MTTRRTCPRPSGASSCPVHPDRRRGVRRGRGAAPPPARTARSTPKARGILRRHPWVIRLMTTGHAFGPDALRFLEHCLECLDGLDLPGGTTTELIATVNGTVMTLVANELALAERARSLPWSEEREQALRRAYLASRLATGAYPHLTAVFTEAAPPPDAEEVFARTVDRVLDSFVKS
- a CDS encoding type ISP restriction/modification enzyme, translated to MRGMTVAPRPDAPTDDVPLLDDLMPWSVAPLRLGRSWIVAPDRRTLRARWERLVASEGAEREALFEASRARTPSSSVAALPGQRTGTVRFAREAGPCPEPVRLAHGPFDEQWLLPDHRLIDTARPELWRVADDRQLFAVEQGYVPGAAGPALLVTAALPDGRSPAGRPGRIRPLFRRPGGREPNLAPGLLPFLSRRYGHEVGAADVLAWAVAAALPSAGGCRVPLPEDPALWAEGVAFGRELVAVQLRGARGGERPRLPGGRRPYVRAAIPARPATLAYDPEGEVLSLGEGRISPVPAGAWEFEVGGVRIVEQWFARRTAVAEPGGLEAIGPAVWPQEWTSELLELVTVLALLAERGPERAALAERVGAGGPTRAALREAGVLPVPDGARRPASVLDHQEEGPEGQFALL
- a CDS encoding GntR family transcriptional regulator, translating into MTAFAPDSLVLNRKLPLWYQVSQSLRASILGRTPDASLRLPTEEQLAAHYGVSVLTMRQALKELEEEGLISRHRRRGTFIEPGARRSTPRRLLGSIDAIVAQQSGERTTVLGHGTEPVPGELAEYFPATGEVAVFRRLRADGESGEPTNWAENAVLPDIAAGIDPADLERWPMTKVLRDVVGVRISRITDTVEARLADPETAALLDVPLLSPILHYTGVTYDDAGRVVDVARIRYRGDRFSFTVTVEAH